In Actinomycetota bacterium, one DNA window encodes the following:
- a CDS encoding zinc-binding dehydrogenase, with protein MALALEYFRSMPRYVGSKVAGRRVPGLVAGGPLAPLRLVTQPDPEPTREGWARVKPTLAGVCGSDLSTIAGESSFYFSPLVSMPFVPGHEVVGELLDDCGDHAAGQRVTLSSVLGCAARDQADLCEHCAAGEYGRCDRVTVGSLKPGLQTGFCSSTGGGWSRMMLAHRSQLWAVPDGIDDRVAVLIEPLATAIHSVFRARIPDGADVLVIGSGTVGLLTQVALRRFAQPGSVIVAAKHTAQRAAAKMAGADEVVRPEHALKAVRRVGHAVKLRPERGQEFLLGGADVVFECTGSKRALDMALRTTKAGGRVVVSGIPAGGADLTPLWFRELELVGAYTTGMEDTEGGRRHSFALALELASQIGPMLAPMVGATYPLARWRDAIDHAMSAGRLGTFKVAFAPQESSHAAPAATEPTT; from the coding sequence ATGGCGCTCGCGCTCGAGTACTTCCGATCGATGCCGCGCTACGTCGGATCCAAGGTCGCCGGGCGTCGCGTACCGGGCCTCGTGGCCGGGGGGCCGCTGGCCCCGCTCCGTCTGGTCACCCAGCCGGATCCGGAGCCGACGCGCGAGGGATGGGCGCGGGTGAAACCGACGCTCGCCGGGGTCTGCGGCAGCGACCTGTCCACGATCGCCGGCGAGTCGTCGTTCTACTTCTCCCCGCTCGTCTCGATGCCGTTCGTGCCGGGGCACGAGGTCGTGGGCGAGCTGCTCGACGACTGCGGCGACCACGCGGCGGGGCAGCGGGTGACGCTGTCGTCCGTGCTCGGGTGCGCGGCCCGCGACCAGGCCGATCTCTGTGAGCACTGTGCCGCAGGAGAGTATGGACGGTGTGATCGCGTGACGGTCGGTTCCTTGAAGCCCGGCTTGCAGACGGGGTTCTGCTCGAGCACCGGTGGCGGATGGAGCCGCATGATGCTCGCCCACCGCTCGCAGCTGTGGGCCGTGCCCGATGGCATCGACGATCGCGTCGCGGTCTTGATCGAACCGCTCGCGACCGCGATCCACTCGGTGTTCCGCGCACGCATCCCCGATGGCGCCGACGTGCTCGTGATCGGCTCGGGCACGGTCGGCCTGCTCACGCAGGTCGCGCTCCGCCGGTTCGCGCAGCCGGGGAGCGTGATCGTGGCCGCGAAGCACACGGCACAGCGGGCGGCCGCGAAGATGGCCGGCGCCGACGAGGTCGTCCGCCCGGAGCACGCGCTGAAGGCGGTGCGCCGCGTCGGACACGCCGTGAAGCTGAGGCCCGAACGCGGCCAGGAGTTCCTGCTCGGCGGAGCCGACGTAGTGTTCGAATGCACCGGTTCGAAGCGCGCGCTCGACATGGCGCTGCGAACCACCAAGGCGGGGGGGCGGGTCGTCGTGAGCGGCATCCCCGCGGGCGGAGCCGATCTCACGCCGCTGTGGTTCCGCGAGCTCGAGCTCGTGGGCGCTTACACCACCGGCATGGAGGACACCGAGGGCGGCCGTCGCCATTCGTTCGCGCTCGCGCTCGAGCTGGCCAGTCAGATCGGCCCGATGCTCGCGCCCATGGTCGGCGCGACCTATCCGCTCGCGCGGTGGCGCGACGCGATCGATCATGCGATGTCGGCCGGCCGGCTCGGCACGTTCAAGGTGGCCTTCGCGCCGCAGGAGAGCTCCCATGCGGCCCCGGCCGCGACCGAACCCACGACCTAG
- a CDS encoding lactate racemase domain-containing protein: MPRPGFVLQVDERTPPLLVHEGEGYRMQKFPLGTRVVYPPDPLPGIRDVPSAVRHALLNPVGDSKPLPELLFSGMKLTIAIDDISIPLPPMRTPDIRQPILEHVIELAARKGVEDVELIIATALHRRMTGAEIRRAVGERVYRSFYPEHLKNFDAEDPHGLTHIGTTDEGEDVEISARAAESDLIIYVNINLVAMDGGHKSVAVGLAGYKSLKHHHNVHTMLHSKSYMDPREGHSAINDSVNRMGRVLKEAGVKVFQIETTVNSDTFPSNLGFLNKREWEWSASDQGLMMAAKKANDIAPPRVRREFFRRIEAPYKLTGVNAGEVEAVHERTLANLHRQQLVEVQGQADVLIMGVPYLGPYNVNSILNPILVHCLGLGYLFNMYRNKPLVKQGGVIILHHPVPWEFHSIHHPSYIDFFEEVLAETTDPKTIETKFEERYATDPWYVHLYRTSNAYHGVHPFYMWYWGAHGRDHAGDVIFVGGNPSSVARLGYRRADSMRDALEMARDTVGASPTITYFHAPPVMIADVR; this comes from the coding sequence ATGCCCAGACCCGGATTCGTGCTGCAGGTGGACGAGCGGACGCCCCCGCTGCTCGTGCACGAGGGCGAGGGCTACCGCATGCAGAAGTTCCCATTGGGGACGCGCGTCGTCTATCCGCCTGATCCCCTTCCCGGAATTCGCGACGTACCGTCCGCCGTGCGCCACGCGCTGCTGAACCCCGTCGGCGACTCGAAGCCGCTCCCCGAACTGCTCTTCTCGGGCATGAAGCTCACGATCGCGATCGATGACATCTCGATCCCGTTGCCGCCGATGCGGACGCCCGACATCCGTCAGCCGATCCTCGAGCACGTGATCGAGCTCGCCGCCCGCAAGGGCGTCGAGGACGTCGAGCTGATCATCGCGACCGCGTTGCATCGGCGCATGACCGGAGCCGAGATCCGCCGGGCGGTCGGCGAGCGCGTGTACCGCTCGTTCTACCCGGAGCACCTCAAGAACTTCGATGCCGAGGACCCTCACGGACTCACCCACATCGGCACGACCGACGAGGGCGAGGACGTCGAGATCTCCGCGCGCGCCGCCGAGAGCGACCTGATCATCTACGTGAATATCAACCTGGTGGCGATGGACGGCGGCCACAAGTCCGTCGCCGTGGGCCTCGCCGGGTACAAGAGCCTGAAGCACCACCACAACGTGCACACGATGCTGCACTCGAAGTCGTACATGGACCCTCGTGAGGGCCACAGCGCGATCAACGACTCGGTGAACCGCATGGGCCGGGTGCTGAAGGAAGCGGGGGTCAAGGTCTTCCAGATCGAGACCACGGTGAACTCCGACACGTTCCCGTCGAACCTCGGCTTCCTCAACAAGCGAGAGTGGGAGTGGAGCGCGTCGGACCAGGGCCTGATGATGGCCGCGAAGAAGGCCAACGACATCGCGCCGCCACGCGTTCGCCGCGAGTTCTTCCGGCGCATCGAAGCGCCGTACAAGCTCACGGGCGTGAACGCCGGCGAGGTCGAGGCGGTGCACGAGCGCACCCTGGCGAACCTGCACCGCCAGCAGCTCGTCGAGGTGCAGGGCCAGGCCGACGTGCTGATCATGGGCGTGCCCTACCTCGGGCCCTACAACGTGAACTCGATCCTCAACCCGATCCTCGTGCACTGCCTCGGGCTCGGCTACCTGTTCAACATGTACCGGAACAAGCCGCTCGTGAAGCAGGGCGGGGTGATCATCCTGCACCACCCCGTGCCGTGGGAGTTCCACTCGATCCACCACCCGAGCTACATCGACTTCTTCGAGGAGGTGCTCGCCGAGACGACCGATCCGAAGACGATCGAGACGAAGTTCGAGGAGCGGTACGCCACCGACCCGTGGTACGTGCACCTGTACCGGACGAGCAACGCGTATCACGGCGTGCACCCGTTCTACATGTGGTACTGGGGTGCCCACGGCCGCGATCACGCGGGTGACGTGATCTTCGTGGGCGGGAACCCTTCGAGCGTTGCGCGCCTCGGCTACCGGCGGGCGGACTCGATGCGCGACGCGCTCGAGATGGCCAGGGACACGGTGGGGGCCTCGCCGACGATCACGTACTTCCACGCGCCGCCCGTGATGATCGCGGACGTGCGGTGA
- a CDS encoding lysophospholipid acyltransferase family protein — translation MSLRGELKTMAEGFRWGRRPMVPRSAEPHTPPREDPTFPTDWARTGAGTAARLVILNVGLGPLLRSQVALRVYGLDHLGAIDGGVIFFSNHSSHLDATIIMTALPERWQEKTAVGAARDYFFDVWWRAAFTALTYGAFPIDRSRGARNAVTKARELLDDGWSLVVFPEGTRSPDGHAKRFRHGTARLCIEAGVGAVPIGIRGAYQAMPKGRWWPRAGRPPVRVRIGTPLFPEEGETHQAFTARMTQAVAELLDEDRTTWWEALQRAERGETPPPHGPTGPEWLKRWEGTRPIERRGSGKTWE, via the coding sequence ATGAGTCTGCGCGGCGAGCTGAAGACGATGGCCGAGGGGTTCCGGTGGGGCCGCCGGCCGATGGTGCCCCGTAGCGCGGAGCCGCACACGCCGCCCCGCGAGGACCCGACCTTCCCCACCGACTGGGCACGCACCGGGGCCGGCACGGCGGCCCGGCTCGTGATCCTGAACGTGGGGCTCGGCCCGCTGCTGCGCAGCCAGGTCGCGTTGCGCGTGTACGGCCTCGACCATCTTGGGGCGATCGACGGCGGAGTGATCTTCTTCTCGAACCACTCGAGCCATCTCGACGCGACGATCATCATGACCGCCCTGCCCGAGCGGTGGCAGGAGAAGACCGCGGTTGGCGCGGCCCGCGACTACTTCTTCGACGTGTGGTGGCGCGCTGCCTTCACGGCGCTCACGTATGGCGCGTTCCCGATCGATCGCTCGCGTGGCGCACGCAACGCGGTCACCAAGGCGCGCGAGCTGCTCGACGACGGGTGGAGCCTCGTCGTCTTTCCCGAGGGCACGCGCTCGCCCGACGGCCATGCGAAGCGCTTCCGACACGGCACGGCGCGCCTGTGCATCGAGGCCGGGGTCGGCGCGGTGCCGATCGGTATCCGCGGCGCGTACCAGGCGATGCCCAAAGGTCGGTGGTGGCCCCGCGCCGGACGTCCGCCGGTGCGCGTGCGCATCGGAACCCCGCTGTTCCCCGAGGAAGGGGAGACGCACCAGGCGTTCACCGCGCGCATGACCCAGGCGGTGGCCGAGCTGCTCGACGAGGACCGCACCACGTGGTGGGAGGCGTTGCAGCGCGCCGAGCGGGGCGAGACACCGCCCCCGCACGGCCCGACCGGCCCGGAGTGGCTGAAGCGCTGGGAGGGCACCCGTCCGATCGAGCGCCGCGGCAGCGGGAAGACCTGGGAGTAG
- a CDS encoding TetR/AcrR family transcriptional regulator — protein MPRTGGEQRRTTIVAEAIHQFGRDGYKGASIESIATAVGVRKQTLLYYFPNKEALLEACLVAAGERLGATIAAALEGKETYWDRAEAVIHGVFGLAAEWPEFPMFVREAARLGPSAFDRFADVLDPLRQRAIEFLQAGMDSGEIRKQDPAMLLFTLYTAVVGSLTEASVLNAVVGSDTGQASLRRREREVLLFVRAALRPAE, from the coding sequence GTGCCCCGCACCGGCGGTGAGCAACGGCGCACCACGATCGTCGCCGAGGCGATCCACCAGTTCGGCCGCGACGGGTACAAGGGCGCGAGCATCGAGAGCATCGCGACGGCCGTCGGCGTGCGCAAGCAGACGCTGCTGTACTACTTCCCCAACAAGGAGGCGTTGCTCGAGGCGTGCCTCGTGGCCGCCGGGGAGCGCCTCGGTGCGACGATCGCCGCGGCCCTCGAGGGCAAGGAGACGTACTGGGACCGCGCCGAGGCGGTGATCCACGGCGTATTCGGTCTCGCCGCGGAGTGGCCCGAGTTCCCGATGTTCGTCCGGGAGGCCGCTCGGCTCGGCCCGTCGGCGTTCGACCGGTTCGCCGACGTGCTCGACCCGCTGCGCCAGCGCGCGATCGAGTTCCTGCAGGCCGGCATGGACTCCGGTGAGATCCGCAAGCAGGATCCGGCCATGCTGCTGTTCACGCTCTACACCGCGGTCGTCGGCTCGCTCACCGAGGCGAGCGTTCTGAACGCGGTGGTGGGGTCGGACACGGGCCAGGCGTCGCTGCGGCGCCGAGAGCGCGAGGTGCTGCTGTTCGTGCGCGCCGCGTTGCGTCCGGCGGAGTGA